A window of the Dermacentor variabilis isolate Ectoservices unplaced genomic scaffold, ASM5094787v1 scaffold_12, whole genome shotgun sequence genome harbors these coding sequences:
- the TyrRS gene encoding tyrosyl-tRNA synthetase, protein MAEHTVEENAGTAAVSAKVDYVTRNLQEVLGEARMNEIMKDRDLKIYWGTATTGKPHVAYFVPMSKIADFLKAGCEVTILFADLHAYLDNMKAPWGLLELRTQYYEHVIKAMLKSIDVPLEKLKFVKGSTYQLSKEFSMDVYRLVSLVTEHDAKKAGAEVVKQVEHPLLSSMLYPLLQALDEEYLHVDAQFGGVDQRKIFTFAEKYLPQLGYEKRIHLMNPMVPGLSGGKMSSSEEDSKIDLLDTPAAVKKKLKKAFCEPGNLEDNGVLAFVKHVLIPLQKRTDLVIERDEAHGGNITYSSYEQLEEDFKNLKLHPGDLKAMVEVQLNRLLDPIRETFNDPKLQKLAADAYPPPTKLVFDEITPQRLDLRVGRIVEVNDHPDADALYVSRVDLAEPTGPRTVVSGLRNLVPKEALLNQNVVLLCNLKPSKMRGVESQAMVLCASVQEPRQVEPLKPPSNCSPGDRVFIEGYEDASIQPDSQLNPKKKIWEKLQVDMKVSASLVAEWGGCAFIVNGQPVTCASLKGAPIK, encoded by the exons ATGGCTGAGCACACCGTTGAAGAGAACGCCGGCACCGCAGCTGTTTCAGCAAAAGTGGACTACGTTACGAGAAACCTTCAGGAAGTGCTCGGTGAAGCACGAATGAATGAAATCATGAAGGATCGAGATCTGAAAATCTACTGGGGTACAGCAACAACCGGCAAGCCTCACGTTGCCTATTTCGTCCCGATGTCGAAGATCGCCGACTTTTTGAAAGCGGGTTGTGAGGTAACCATTCTTTTCGCAGATTTGCACGCATATTTGGATAATATGAAGGCTCCTTGGGGTTTGCTCGAACTTCGAACGCAGTACTACGAGCACGTAATCAAGGCAATGTTGAAGTCCATTGACGTGCCGCTGGAGAAGCTGAAGTTTGTGAAGGGCTCCACTTACCAGTTGAGCAAAGAGTTCTCTATGGATGTCTATCGCCTGGTGTCTTTGGTGACTGAGCATGACGCAAAGAAAGCCGGGGCTGAGGTTGTGAAGCAAGTCGAGCACCCTCTCCTTAGTAGCATGCTCTACCCATTATTGCAAGCCTTGGATGAGGAGTACTTGCATGTTGATGCGCAGTTCGGCGGTGTTGACCAGCGCAAGATTTTCACGTTTGCCGAGAAGTACTTACCTCAACTGGGTTATGAAAAACGCATTCATCTAATGAACCCCATGGTGCCTGGCCTGTCGGGCGGCAAGATGAGTTCTTCGGAAGAAGATTCGAAGATCGACTTGCTGGACACCCCGGCAGCCGTGAAAAAGAAACTCAAGAAGGCTTTCTGCGAGCCAGGAAACCTAGAGGACAACGGTGTTCTTGCCTTTGTGAAGCATGTCCTTATTCCTCTTCAGAAGCGCACTGATCTGGTAATAGAGCGTGACGAGGCACACGGTGGTAATATAACGTACTCGAGCTATGAACAGCTGGAGGAAGATTTCAAGAACCTCAAGCTGCACCCAGGTGATTTGAAGGCCATGGTCGAAGTACAGCTGAATCGGCTGCTAGATCCAATCAGAGAAACCTTCAATGATCCGAAGCTTCAGAAGCTGGCTGCAGATGCCTACCCACCTCCAACAAAATTGGTTTTTGATGAAATAACCCCACAGCGCCTTGACTTGAGGGTAGGACGTATCGTGGAAGTTAATGACCATCCAGATGCAGATGCACTTTATGTGTCACGTGTTGACTTGGCTGAACCTACTGGACCCCGTACAGTTGTGAGTGGCCTACGAAACTTGGTACCTAAGGAAGCACTTCTCAACCAGAACGTTGTTCTGCTTTGCAACTTGAAGCCGTCTAAGATGCGGGGCGTGGAATCGCAAGCAATGGTGCTCTGCGCATCTGTGCAGGAGCCACGGCAAGTTGAGCCCCTAAAGCCACCCAG CAACTGCAGTCCAGGAGACCGAGTATTCATTGAAGGCTACGAGGATGCCAGCATCCAGCCAGACAGCCAGCTAAATCCGAAAAAGAAGATTTGGGAGAAGCTGCAGGTGGACATGAAGGTTTCTGCATCACTTGTGGCCGAGTGGGGAGGTTGTGCATTCATTGTGAATGGCCAACCTGTCACATGTGCTTCGCTAAAGGGAGCACCTATCAAATAA
- the LOC142566250 gene encoding F-box only protein 41-like has translation MARWCSAVQSISLEALEAASGDLKQAPANARAHLEHGFDELLKACSNTLKVLTIIGCDNVLTDRQVSWQKVIWLASACPFLEVVTYITASHVTLPEALWSLGAGCRRVKTLIVPPLNPLKKQGYAGHRVCQMLGKCWPELQVLCIGGRNLTLASLCCILRSCVNLSSFEIDRGRDIDEGSAVVLAEAGLQRIQQLYLTHTVISPGAVMILHGGCPRLKEISVVLHRRDFNSSSAFSNFVAGLRALQQTAPFDSFVRLGFTDERESLAEEQK, from the exons ATGGCAAGATGGTGCTCAGCCGTCCAGAGCATATCGCTTGAAG CTCTTGAAGCGGCTTCTGGGGATCTCAAGCAAGCACCAGCCAACGCTAG GGCTCACCTTGAGCACGGTTTCGACGAGCTCCTGAAGGCTTGTTCCAATACGTTGAAGGTGCTTACGATCATCGGCTGCGACAATGTGCTTACAGACAGGCAAGTTTCTTGGCAAAA GGTCATTTGGCTGGCGAGCGCGTGTCCGTTCCTGGAAGTGGTGACCTACATAACGGCCTCTCATGTGACCCTTCCAGAAGCGCTGTGGTCCCTTGGAGCAGGATGCAGGCGTGTCAAGACGCTCATTGTGCCGCCCCTAAACCCTct AAAGAAGCAAGGCTACGCTGGTCATAGAGTTTGCCAGATGTTGGGAAAGTGCTGGCCTGAACTACAGGTCCTGTGCATCGGTGGAAGGAACCTCACACTGGCAAGCCTCTGCTGCATTT TGAGGTCTTGCGTGAACCTGTCGTCTTTCGAGATTGACAGGGGACGAGACATCGATGAGGGATCTGCCGTTGTTCTGGCTGAAGCTGGGTTACAGCGAATCCAGCAGCTGTACTTAACGCACACCGTCATCTCACCCGGAGCTGTCATGATATTGCATG GAGGCTGCCCAAGGCTGAAAGAAATTAGCGTCGTTCTGCACAGACGGGACTTCAATTCCTCGTCGGCATTCAGCAACTTCGTCGCCGGTTTAAGG GCGTTGCAACAAACGGCGCCGTTCGACTCTTTCGTCAGGCTGGGCTTCACCGACGAACGAGAATCTCTTGCCGAAGAACAGAAATAA